The genomic window GTCTTTTGCCTTTCGTAAAATCTGTTCCCGATGTACTACAAACAATACTCGTTTGGGATTTACTTGTTGAACATCAAATGCTGCTAAATATGTTTTACCAGTTCCGGTAGCAGCAACTATCAATCCCTTGTCTGCATGTTTAACATTACGGAGATCGTTTAATGCTTCTAGAGCGGGTATTTGCATTTTGTTGGGAACAATTTGACGCGGTTCAGCAATTTTGGATTTAAGTTCTGGACTTGGGTAAACTACGGGTTGCCATTTAATACGATAATTTTCCACCCACATTGGAGTAAGTGGAGTGGCTTCAGTCCATAAACTATCCAGTTCACTTTTGACACTATTAACAATATCTCCGCGTTCTGTTGATGTTACGCGAAGATTCCATTCAAAATTCTTCTTTAAAGCATTCTGTGTCAGATTTGCGCTACCTATCAAAATGCTTTCGTAATCATCATGATTGAAATAATATGCTTTTGTATGGAAACCATCTTGATGAAGAACCCGTACATCTAGATTTGGTATTTGTAACAAATCGTCAAATACATCTGGGTGATTAAAACTCAAATAGGTTGAGGTAATAAGTCTTCCTGATACACCATGATTTGCAATATCAGCAAGTGTACTCTTTAGGTCCAATAGTCCACCAAGCGTGACAAAAGCGACAGCAATCGTGAATGAATTTGCGCTACGTAATTCATCTTCTAATGTATCTAAAACAGTTCCATTATGATTGGTTACTAAAGCTGGTTGATATCGATCTAAAGCTTGAGTTGAATTGTCAACAAAACCAAAATTTACGCCGTTAATTATTTCGTCATTAATAGTCATAGTTAAATCCTGTTTCTGCTAAAGCTTTAATGACTGCAACGTCACTTGGAGCCCAAGTTAATTTTAGAGACTCTTCTGGTGTTACCCATCGTAGTTCATCGTGTGCAATTGTTTTGGTAATGTTACTTTCTAATCGTACGTAATAACAATGAAGAATCACCTTACCAAACTTTAATTCTGCATCACCATCAATGGAAAATTTGCCAAATACTGTTGCTTTGGCACCAAATTCTTCTTTAAGTTCTCGAGCCATGGCTTGTTCTGGTGTCTCCATAGGTTCAATTTTGCCACCAGGGAATTCCCAGTTCTCCCCTAAGACGCGATTGGATGCCCGTTTGGCAGCAAGTAACTTGTTGTTCTTGATAATAATTGCACCAACGACTTGAATCTCACTCATATTTCTCACTCCTATAAAAGATGTCTCAATAGGATCAGTATATCAGAAGAAAACCCGGATATATTGAAGATAAGAATTACGATACATTCGGAAAATAATTTATAATTTCAAAAATAAATCACATAATTTTCGTAAGAAATGTAATTAGTAATTTTATTCCATACAACATGATTACGATCC from Companilactobacillus sp. includes these protein-coding regions:
- a CDS encoding (deoxy)nucleoside triphosphate pyrophosphohydrolase, which codes for MSEIQVVGAIIIKNNKLLAAKRASNRVLGENWEFPGGKIEPMETPEQAMARELKEEFGAKATVFGKFSIDGDAELKFGKVILHCYYVRLESNITKTIAHDELRWVTPEESLKLTWAPSDVAVIKALAETGFNYDY